One segment of Rhodanobacter thiooxydans DNA contains the following:
- a CDS encoding M16 family metallopeptidase, which produces MRLHPAALLTALALLATTLPAPPVAAAELAIPPIPYHQRTLPNGLQVLSVEDHASPNVAVQVWYHVGSKDDPQGRSGFAHLFEHLMFKSTKHMHAEQFDRLTEDVGGANNASTGDDVTNYFEVVPSNHLQTLLWAEAERLSNLNVDEANFKSERAVVQEEYRQSVLANPYGKLFNAIDPHSYTVHPYKRPTIGSIEDLDAATLPDVIAFHKTFYRPDNATLIVAGDFDPKQLDAWVDQYFGWIPKPATPIPQVTAQEPVRKKNLRYTVTSETAPLPAVAITWLLPPASDTADSIPLKVAAALLAQGDSSRLYQSLVYRHQVAQQAGADADGRVGPGLFTAYAILASGHLPAEAEKLLHEEIIWLATQPIPAAELDKVKTQLLTSELKQRQTAQGLAFALGQAALIDGSPEHVNTDLAALQKVSEQDVHRVLQKYVTGAHSVTIDYLPQPAGAATTSGAAK; this is translated from the coding sequence ATGCGACTGCACCCGGCCGCCTTGCTGACCGCCCTTGCCCTTCTCGCCACCACGCTGCCGGCGCCGCCCGTGGCAGCCGCCGAGCTGGCCATTCCACCGATCCCGTACCACCAGCGCACCCTGCCGAACGGCTTGCAGGTGCTCAGCGTGGAGGACCATGCCAGCCCGAACGTGGCGGTACAGGTGTGGTACCACGTGGGCTCGAAGGATGATCCGCAGGGCCGCTCGGGCTTCGCGCACCTGTTCGAGCACCTGATGTTCAAGAGCACCAAGCACATGCACGCCGAACAGTTCGACCGGCTGACCGAGGACGTGGGCGGCGCCAACAACGCGTCCACCGGCGACGACGTTACCAACTACTTCGAGGTGGTGCCCAGCAACCACCTGCAGACCCTGTTGTGGGCCGAAGCCGAGCGGCTGTCCAACCTCAACGTGGACGAGGCGAACTTCAAGTCCGAGCGCGCGGTGGTGCAGGAGGAATACCGCCAGAGCGTGCTGGCCAACCCGTACGGCAAGCTGTTCAACGCGATCGACCCGCACTCGTACACGGTGCATCCGTACAAGCGCCCGACCATCGGCAGCATCGAGGACCTGGACGCAGCCACGCTGCCGGACGTGATCGCGTTCCATAAAACCTTTTACCGCCCGGACAACGCCACCCTGATCGTCGCCGGTGATTTCGACCCGAAGCAGCTCGATGCGTGGGTCGACCAGTATTTCGGCTGGATCCCGAAGCCGGCCACGCCGATTCCGCAGGTCACTGCGCAGGAACCGGTGCGCAAGAAGAACCTGCGCTACACCGTCACCAGCGAGACCGCGCCGCTGCCGGCGGTGGCGATCACCTGGCTGCTGCCGCCGGCTTCCGACACGGCCGACAGCATCCCGCTCAAGGTCGCCGCCGCGCTGCTGGCGCAGGGCGACTCCTCGCGGCTGTACCAGTCGCTGGTGTACCGCCACCAGGTGGCCCAGCAAGCCGGCGCCGACGCCGACGGTCGGGTCGGCCCGGGCCTGTTCACCGCCTACGCGATCCTCGCCAGCGGCCACTTGCCGGCCGAGGCGGAGAAGCTGCTGCACGAGGAAATCATCTGGCTTGCCACCCAGCCGATTCCCGCCGCCGAGCTGGACAAGGTGAAGACGCAGCTGCTGACCAGCGAGCTGAAGCAGCGACAGACCGCGCAGGGCTTGGCCTTCGCACTGGGCCAGGCGGCGCTGATCGACGGCAGCCCGGAGCACGTCAACACCGACCTGGCCGCGCTGCAGAAAGTCAGCGAACAGGACGTGCACCGCGTGCTGCAGAAATACGTCACCGGCGCGCACAGCGTCACCATCGACTACCTGCCGCAGCCCGCCGGGGCAGCGACGACATCGGGAGCAGCGAAATGA
- a CDS encoding M16 family metallopeptidase: MPTPSTQTLANGLRVVSVRRAGLPLVTAQLIVRSGGEMDPPALAGLADLTANLLSKGAAGKSAPQIAAAAEALGGSLDAAAGWDESAVGITVTTPKLAQALGLLAEVVRQPDFSAEELKRAQAQALDDLRLTLSRPTALASLAASRGVFGDGAYGHSRGGTPASIARIGRADVQRLHAALYRPDNAILVLAGDISPAQAQQLAQASFGDWRKPATPLPARPPGKAASQLPAVVLIDQRGAGQAGVVAAHAAPSRGDGGYYVGTLANAVLGGSYSARLNEEIRIKRGLSYGAGSNLMPRRDAGLWLASAQTKNPSAAQVVELMLGEFRRLGSTRVSADELAARKATLIGSYGRSLETTAGLAEQVGELAVYGVPLDEIGKYIEQVQAVTPKQVQKYADKHLDAGAGTVVVVGDAAQFAAGIRKAHPQAVLLEATALDLDSPTLQPAGRK; encoded by the coding sequence GTGCCGACACCGTCGACGCAGACTCTGGCGAACGGACTGCGGGTGGTCAGCGTGCGCCGCGCCGGCCTGCCGCTGGTCACCGCGCAGCTGATCGTGCGCAGCGGCGGCGAGATGGACCCGCCGGCGCTGGCCGGCCTGGCCGACCTCACCGCGAACCTGCTGAGCAAGGGCGCCGCCGGCAAGAGCGCGCCGCAGATCGCCGCCGCCGCCGAGGCACTGGGCGGCTCGCTGGATGCCGCCGCCGGCTGGGACGAAAGCGCGGTCGGCATCACCGTGACCACGCCGAAGCTGGCGCAGGCGCTGGGCTTGCTGGCCGAGGTGGTCAGGCAACCCGATTTCAGCGCGGAGGAGTTGAAGCGGGCACAGGCGCAGGCGCTCGACGACCTGCGCCTGACGCTGAGCCGGCCCACCGCGCTGGCCTCGCTGGCCGCCAGTCGCGGCGTGTTCGGCGATGGCGCGTACGGCCATTCGCGCGGCGGCACGCCGGCCTCGATCGCGCGGATCGGTCGCGCCGATGTGCAGCGGCTGCACGCGGCACTGTACCGGCCGGACAACGCGATCCTGGTGCTGGCCGGCGACATTAGCCCGGCGCAGGCGCAGCAGCTGGCGCAGGCCAGCTTCGGCGACTGGCGCAAGCCGGCCACGCCGCTGCCGGCGCGACCGCCGGGCAAGGCCGCCAGCCAGCTGCCGGCGGTCGTGCTGATCGACCAGCGCGGCGCCGGCCAGGCCGGCGTGGTGGCGGCGCATGCCGCGCCGTCGCGTGGCGATGGCGGCTACTACGTGGGCACGCTCGCCAACGCGGTACTCGGAGGTTCGTACTCGGCGCGGCTGAACGAGGAGATCCGCATCAAGCGCGGCCTGTCCTACGGCGCCGGCAGCAACCTGATGCCACGCCGCGACGCCGGCCTGTGGCTGGCCTCGGCGCAGACCAAGAACCCGTCGGCGGCGCAGGTGGTCGAGCTGATGCTGGGCGAGTTCAGGCGGCTGGGCAGCACGCGGGTTTCGGCCGACGAACTGGCCGCGCGCAAGGCCACCCTGATCGGCAGCTACGGCCGCAGCCTGGAAACCACCGCCGGCCTGGCCGAACAGGTCGGCGAGCTGGCGGTGTACGGCGTGCCGCTGGACGAGATCGGCAAGTACATCGAACAAGTGCAGGCGGTGACACCGAAGCAGGTCCAGAAGTACGCGGACAAGCACCTGGATGCCGGTGCCGGCACGGTGGTGGTGGTCGGCGACGCCGCGCAGTTCGCCGCGGGCATTCGCAAGGCGCATCCGCAGGCCGTGCTGCTGGAAGCGACCGCGCTGGACCTGGACAGCCCGACCTTGCAACCGGCGGGCAGAAAATAA
- a CDS encoding acyloxyacyl hydrolase codes for MSLCPLIRSALVLALVTAALPAAATRFEVQAGRSNSNGYGTKTAFVEAVFAPQPLGQTRFTWSPDVSLGWIDGRRVASDNSRYTNRDSVALLAAGARFHLGDTGDWYQPLFFSEQLAATNHATHALSSHYQFVSTLGWQAKHFSVALRHVSNGGLHRPNTGETMALVGVAFDI; via the coding sequence ATGTCCCTTTGTCCCCTCATCCGCAGCGCACTCGTACTGGCCCTGGTCACCGCCGCGCTGCCGGCGGCCGCCACCCGCTTCGAAGTGCAGGCCGGCCGCAGCAACTCCAACGGTTACGGTACCAAGACCGCCTTCGTCGAGGCGGTGTTCGCGCCGCAACCGCTCGGCCAGACCCGCTTCACCTGGTCACCGGATGTCTCGCTCGGCTGGATCGACGGCCGCCGCGTGGCGAGCGACAACAGCCGTTACACCAACCGCGACTCGGTAGCGCTGCTTGCCGCAGGCGCGCGCTTCCATCTGGGCGATACCGGCGACTGGTACCAGCCGCTGTTCTTCAGCGAACAACTCGCCGCCACCAACCACGCCACCCATGCGCTTTCCAGCCACTACCAGTTCGTCAGCACGCTGGGCTGGCAGGCGAAGCATTTCAGCGTGGCGCTCCGGCATGTCTCCAATGGCGGCCTGCATCGCCCGAACACCGGCGAGACGATGGCGCTGGTCGGCGTCGCCTTCGACATCTGA
- a CDS encoding DHA2 family efflux MFS transporter permease subunit, translated as MTTEFRPPNLALSTIGLSLATFMQVLDTTIANVSLPTIAGNLGVSNNQSTWVITSFAVSMAIALPLTGFLSRRFGEVRLFTACTLLFALTSFLCGVSQSMGMLILFRALQGAVAGPMYPITQSLLIGIYPPAKRGMALALLAMVTVVAPIAGPILGGWITDNYSWPWIFFINVPIGIFASMVVANQLRAKVEKTERPKVDYVGLISLIIGVGALQIVLDKGNDEDWFNSSFIIITSIVSAIGIAVFLIWELTDKDPIVDLRLFRHRNFTAGTIALILAYAAFFAIGLLVPLWLQRNLGYTSTWAGFATAPIGVLPVLLTFFVGKYATRFDLRMLASIAFVVMAGTCFMRSDFFIGIDFYHVAMVQLWQGLGVALFFMPVLTILLSDLQQNEIASGSGLATFLRTLGGSFSASLTTLLWERRAVSHHEQLTEHITAYSPTAQAAMHQVGQGNQQAAAGVLNDIITQQAYQISFNEVFHALGWIFLALVLVIWLARPPFTPKARPVSGGH; from the coding sequence ATGACCACCGAATTCCGCCCGCCCAACCTGGCACTGAGCACGATCGGCCTGTCGCTGGCCACGTTCATGCAGGTGCTGGACACCACCATCGCCAACGTGTCGCTGCCGACCATCGCCGGCAACCTCGGCGTCAGCAACAACCAGAGCACCTGGGTGATCACCTCGTTCGCGGTGAGCATGGCGATCGCGCTGCCGCTGACCGGCTTCCTCAGCCGCCGCTTCGGCGAGGTGCGGCTGTTCACCGCCTGCACGCTGCTGTTCGCGCTGACCTCGTTCCTGTGCGGCGTGTCGCAGAGCATGGGCATGCTGATCCTGTTCCGCGCGCTGCAGGGCGCGGTGGCCGGGCCGATGTACCCGATCACGCAGAGCCTGCTGATCGGCATCTACCCGCCGGCCAAGCGTGGCATGGCGCTGGCGCTGCTGGCGATGGTGACGGTGGTGGCGCCGATCGCCGGGCCGATCCTCGGCGGCTGGATCACCGACAACTACTCGTGGCCGTGGATCTTCTTCATCAACGTGCCGATCGGCATCTTCGCCAGCATGGTGGTGGCCAACCAGCTGCGCGCGAAAGTGGAGAAGACCGAGCGGCCGAAGGTCGACTACGTCGGCCTGATCAGCCTGATCATCGGCGTGGGCGCGCTGCAGATCGTGCTGGACAAGGGCAACGACGAGGACTGGTTCAACTCCAGCTTCATCATCATCACCAGCATCGTCTCGGCGATCGGCATCGCGGTGTTCCTGATCTGGGAGCTGACCGACAAGGACCCGATCGTCGACCTGCGCCTGTTCCGCCACCGCAACTTCACCGCCGGCACCATCGCGCTGATCCTGGCCTACGCGGCGTTCTTCGCCATCGGCCTGCTGGTGCCGCTGTGGCTGCAGCGCAACCTCGGCTACACCTCGACCTGGGCCGGCTTTGCCACCGCGCCGATCGGCGTGCTGCCGGTGCTGCTGACCTTCTTCGTGGGCAAGTACGCCACCCGCTTCGACCTGCGCATGCTGGCCTCGATCGCATTCGTGGTGATGGCCGGCACCTGCTTCATGCGCTCGGACTTCTTCATCGGCATCGACTTCTACCACGTGGCGATGGTGCAGCTGTGGCAGGGCCTGGGCGTGGCGCTGTTCTTCATGCCGGTGCTGACCATCCTGCTGTCGGACCTGCAGCAGAACGAGATCGCCTCCGGTTCGGGCCTGGCCACCTTCCTGCGCACACTGGGCGGCAGTTTCTCCGCCTCGCTCACCACCTTGCTGTGGGAGCGCCGCGCGGTGAGCCACCACGAACAATTGACCGAGCACATCACCGCCTACAGCCCGACGGCGCAGGCCGCGATGCACCAGGTCGGCCAGGGCAACCAGCAAGCCGCCGCCGGCGTGCTCAACGACATCATCACGCAGCAGGCCTACCAGATCTCGTTCAACGAGGTGTTCCACGCGCTGGGCTGGATCTTCCTGGCGCTGGTGCTGGTGATCTGGCTGGCCAGGCCGCCGTTCACGCCGAAGGCGCGCCCGGTTTCCGGCGGCCACTGA
- a CDS encoding HlyD family efflux transporter periplasmic adaptor subunit, with the protein MSSQSTPDSSGIAAQSTAVPRKNPRGPLLRLLGIVVLLAVIGWALWYFLDGRWYEGTDDAYVNGNVVQITPQVPGTVVSIGADDGDLVHAGDVLVRLDPSDADVALAEAKANLANTVRKVRGLYSSVNGAQADVAARKTAVDKARADYNRRVALAKSGAISAEELAHASDALTTAESALITAQQQYQTSKVLVDDTVVASHPDVQAAAARLRAAFLDDVRATLVAPVDGYVAKRSVQVGQRVQPGAALMAVVPLRGVWVDANFKETQLTHMRIGQPVTIASDVYGSKVEYKGKVQSLGVGTGSAFSLLPAQNATGNWIKIVQRIPVRIVFDDPAQLGQHPLRIGMSLNVDVSLHDQSGPMLAQQSPSKPAFSTDVYRQQLATADQVIGQIVHANMAGGK; encoded by the coding sequence ATGTCCAGCCAGTCCACCCCTGATTCAAGCGGCATCGCGGCCCAGAGCACGGCCGTGCCGAGGAAGAACCCGCGCGGTCCGCTGCTGCGCCTGCTCGGCATCGTGGTACTGCTCGCTGTGATCGGTTGGGCGTTGTGGTATTTCCTCGACGGCCGCTGGTACGAGGGCACCGACGACGCCTATGTCAACGGCAACGTGGTGCAGATCACCCCGCAGGTGCCCGGCACCGTGGTCAGCATCGGCGCCGACGACGGCGACCTGGTGCACGCCGGCGACGTGCTGGTGCGGCTCGACCCCAGCGACGCCGACGTGGCGCTGGCCGAGGCGAAGGCGAACCTCGCCAACACCGTGCGCAAGGTGCGCGGCCTGTATTCCAGCGTCAACGGCGCCCAGGCCGACGTGGCCGCGCGCAAGACCGCGGTGGACAAGGCCCGCGCCGACTACAACCGGCGCGTGGCGCTGGCCAAGTCCGGCGCGATCTCGGCCGAGGAACTGGCGCACGCCAGCGACGCGCTGACCACCGCGGAAAGCGCGCTGATCACCGCGCAGCAGCAGTACCAGACCAGCAAGGTGCTGGTCGACGACACCGTGGTCGCCTCGCATCCGGACGTGCAGGCCGCCGCCGCGCGCCTGCGCGCCGCCTTCCTCGACGACGTGCGCGCCACCCTGGTCGCGCCGGTGGACGGCTATGTGGCCAAACGCTCGGTGCAGGTCGGCCAGCGCGTGCAGCCCGGCGCCGCGCTGATGGCGGTGGTGCCGCTGCGCGGCGTATGGGTGGATGCGAACTTCAAGGAGACCCAGCTCACCCACATGCGCATCGGCCAGCCAGTGACGATCGCGTCCGACGTCTATGGCAGCAAGGTGGAATACAAGGGCAAGGTGCAGAGCCTGGGCGTGGGTACCGGCAGCGCGTTCTCGCTGCTGCCGGCGCAGAACGCCACCGGCAACTGGATCAAGATCGTGCAGCGCATCCCGGTGCGCATCGTGTTCGACGACCCGGCCCAGCTGGGCCAGCATCCGCTGCGCATCGGCATGTCGCTGAACGTGGACGTGAGCCTGCACGACCAGAGCGGCCCGATGCTGGCGCAGCAATCGCCGAGCAAACCCGCCTTCAGCACCGACGTCTATCGGCAGCAACTGGCCACGGCCGACCAGGTGATCGGGCAGATCGTCCACGCCAACATGGCCGGCGGCAAATGA
- a CDS encoding efflux transporter outer membrane subunit, with protein sequence MRLHLLAAAAALTVALAGCASSGGLHPDGTPIDPASLKADRSLANLSAAAWPATDWWSGLGDPQLDALIAEALHDNPGLGVADARARAAQAEAGIADAAREPGVTGGAAIAGARPPAALLGDKAHFALAKYGYASFKWDLDLWGGKRAAWEAAVGQARAAEVDARAARIELSGNVARAYARLGYAFTQQDLAAGELKRAEQSRELTRQRVAAGIDNRIALKQGDAEVATAEQDAALAARAVDAARSSLSVLLGKGPDRGLQIARPRLLAPVALAVPPNLPLDLLGHRADLVAARWRVEAAGKDIKVAKTAFLPDISIGAMAGVVSMGGSNPLSLAGRFYQVGPSLSLPIFDGGRLRANLSGKDAQYDLAVAQYNQTLVGALNQVADELSALQSVQQQLAAQQRAQDAAQQAWELALQRYQAGVGSYLEALVVRQQLLAANRGVAALQAQQVDLSVQLIQALGGGFQPQAGAPAPFPSSSPSHS encoded by the coding sequence ATGCGTCTGCATCTACTTGCGGCTGCCGCCGCCCTGACCGTCGCGCTGGCCGGCTGTGCCAGCAGCGGCGGCCTGCACCCGGACGGCACGCCGATCGACCCTGCCTCATTGAAGGCAGATCGCAGCCTGGCCAACCTGTCGGCCGCCGCCTGGCCGGCAACGGACTGGTGGAGCGGACTGGGCGATCCGCAGCTCGACGCGCTGATCGCCGAGGCGCTGCACGACAACCCGGGGCTCGGCGTCGCCGATGCCCGCGCCCGCGCAGCGCAGGCCGAGGCGGGCATCGCCGATGCCGCACGCGAACCCGGCGTGACAGGCGGCGCTGCGATCGCCGGTGCCCGGCCGCCGGCCGCGCTGCTCGGCGACAAGGCGCATTTCGCGCTGGCCAAGTACGGCTACGCCAGCTTCAAGTGGGACCTGGATCTGTGGGGCGGCAAGCGCGCCGCGTGGGAAGCGGCGGTTGGCCAGGCGCGCGCCGCCGAAGTCGATGCCCGTGCCGCGCGCATCGAGCTGTCCGGTAACGTCGCCCGCGCCTACGCCCGGCTCGGTTACGCGTTCACCCAGCAGGATCTGGCCGCCGGCGAGCTGAAACGCGCGGAGCAGTCGCGCGAACTGACCCGCCAGCGCGTCGCCGCCGGCATCGACAATCGGATCGCGCTGAAGCAGGGCGACGCCGAAGTAGCCACCGCCGAGCAGGACGCGGCGCTGGCGGCACGCGCGGTCGATGCCGCGCGATCGTCGTTGTCGGTGCTGCTCGGCAAGGGCCCGGACCGCGGGCTGCAGATCGCCCGGCCGCGGCTGCTGGCACCGGTCGCGCTGGCGGTGCCGCCCAACCTGCCGCTGGACCTGCTCGGCCACCGCGCCGACCTGGTCGCCGCGCGCTGGCGCGTCGAAGCCGCCGGCAAGGACATCAAGGTGGCGAAGACTGCCTTCCTGCCGGACATCAGCATCGGCGCGATGGCCGGCGTGGTCAGCATGGGCGGCAGCAACCCGCTCAGCCTGGCGGGTCGGTTCTACCAGGTCGGGCCCTCGCTCAGCCTGCCGATCTTCGACGGCGGCAGATTGCGCGCGAACCTGTCCGGCAAGGATGCGCAGTACGACCTCGCCGTGGCCCAGTACAACCAGACCCTGGTCGGCGCGCTGAACCAGGTCGCCGACGAGCTGTCCGCGCTGCAGTCGGTGCAGCAGCAGCTCGCCGCGCAGCAGCGTGCGCAGGACGCCGCGCAGCAGGCCTGGGAACTGGCGCTGCAGCGCTACCAGGCCGGCGTCGGCAGCTACCTGGAGGCGCTCGTCGTGCGCCAGCAACTGCTCGCCGCCAACCGCGGCGTCGCCGCGCTGCAGGCACAGCAGGTCGACCTTTCCGTGCAATTGATCCAGGCCCTCGGTGGCGGCTTCCAGCCGCAAGCCGGGGCGCCAGCTCCCTTCCCGTCGTCATCCCCTTCGCATTCCTGA
- a CDS encoding MarR family winged helix-turn-helix transcriptional regulator, whose product MNAESLAFATPRESLGVLLGLVRAEIVRAMEAELAAKGLNLSFTQFLILKRLARLGPMSATELARSVELDGGAMTRQLDHLEHKGYLRRCRHEQDRRTLRIELTDTGNALWQELTDCNDRVLTAAQRSLDEAEQVQLHDYLERVLHALRDKH is encoded by the coding sequence ATGAATGCCGAATCGCTCGCCTTCGCCACCCCCAGGGAAAGCCTGGGCGTCCTGCTCGGCCTCGTGCGCGCGGAGATCGTGCGCGCGATGGAGGCGGAACTGGCGGCCAAGGGCCTGAACCTGAGTTTCACCCAGTTCCTGATCCTCAAGCGGCTGGCCCGGCTCGGCCCGATGTCGGCCACCGAGCTGGCCCGCTCGGTGGAGCTGGACGGCGGCGCGATGACCCGCCAGCTCGACCACCTCGAGCACAAGGGCTACCTGCGCCGCTGCCGGCATGAGCAGGACCGCCGCACCCTGCGGATCGAGCTGACCGACACCGGCAACGCGCTGTGGCAGGAGCTGACCGACTGCAACGACCGCGTGCTGACCGCCGCGCAGCGCTCGCTGGACGAGGCCGAACAGGTACAACTGCACGACTACCTGGAGCGCGTGCTGCACGCGCTTCGCGACAAGCACTGA
- a CDS encoding helix-turn-helix transcriptional regulator, with amino-acid sequence MRTSMQRTELKAFLRARRAVLTPEAAGLPRGPRRLTPGLRREEVAALAEVGVTWYTWLEQGRAINVSAAALQRIARALSLSPTDEAYLFALMGLARTDVPEHQFQLPAVMHQVLDLYQAPAFVLDTVFNVLAWNRMAECLYGFGDSGDFGGPFADNHLWNAFMNPARRRLYPDFENGALNLLGMFRMNQAAHPEDPRFHQLIEALGAASAEFVELWQRCHTAPLSAITVPFFHPEFGDLSIHSMRLPIRDGDHVDRATAFFFAPANAATAASFARVARRLAAEQAAQSA; translated from the coding sequence ATGCGCACCTCCATGCAACGCACCGAGCTGAAGGCCTTCCTGCGCGCCCGCCGCGCCGTGCTCACCCCCGAGGCGGCCGGCCTGCCGCGCGGGCCGCGCCGGCTGACCCCGGGCCTGCGTCGCGAGGAAGTGGCGGCGCTGGCCGAGGTCGGCGTCACCTGGTACACGTGGCTGGAGCAGGGCCGCGCGATCAACGTGTCCGCCGCGGCGCTGCAGCGGATCGCGCGTGCGCTGTCGCTGTCGCCGACCGACGAGGCCTACCTGTTCGCGCTGATGGGACTGGCCCGCACCGACGTGCCGGAACACCAGTTCCAGTTGCCGGCGGTGATGCACCAGGTGCTGGACCTGTACCAGGCGCCGGCCTTCGTGCTGGACACGGTGTTCAACGTGCTGGCCTGGAACCGCATGGCCGAATGCCTGTACGGCTTCGGCGATTCCGGCGACTTTGGCGGGCCGTTCGCCGACAACCACCTGTGGAACGCGTTCATGAACCCGGCGCGGCGGCGGCTGTACCCGGATTTCGAGAACGGCGCGCTGAACCTGCTCGGCATGTTCCGCATGAACCAGGCGGCGCATCCGGAAGACCCGCGCTTCCACCAGCTGATCGAGGCGCTGGGCGCGGCCAGCGCCGAGTTCGTCGAACTGTGGCAGCGCTGCCACACGGCGCCGCTGAGCGCGATTACGGTGCCGTTCTTCCATCCCGAATTCGGCGACCTCAGCATCCACTCGATGCGCCTGCCGATCCGCGACGGCGACCACGTCGACCGCGCCACCGCGTTCTTCTTCGCGCCGGCGAACGCCGCCACGGCGGCCAGCTTTGCGCGCGTCGCGCGGCGCCTCGCCGCGGAGCAGGCCGCGCAATCGGCATGA
- a CDS encoding MBL fold metallo-hydrolase: MHRPEIHAFFDEASHTFSYVAWDPATGKAAVFDSVLDYNAASGRTGHASADALIAFVRTQGLDVDWVIDTHVHADHLSAAPYVQAQLGGRLGIGEHIRDVQDTFGELFHAGPGFKRDGSQFDHLFKDGERYLVGGIEAVAMHTPGHTPACMTHLLGDAAFVGDTLFMPDYGTARCDFPGGDARTLYRSIQRIFALPQETRVFLCHDYKPAGRDVFVHETTVGAERRDNIHVHDGIGEDEFVRMRSARDASLAMPALILPAVQVNMRAGQLPPAEANGVRYLKIPLDAF, from the coding sequence ATGCATCGTCCCGAGATACATGCATTCTTCGACGAAGCCAGCCATACCTTCAGCTACGTGGCATGGGACCCGGCCACGGGCAAGGCGGCGGTGTTCGACAGCGTGCTGGATTACAACGCCGCGTCCGGGCGTACCGGGCACGCATCGGCCGATGCGCTGATCGCGTTCGTACGGACGCAGGGGCTCGATGTGGACTGGGTGATCGACACCCACGTGCATGCCGACCACCTGTCGGCGGCACCGTACGTGCAGGCGCAGCTGGGCGGCCGGCTCGGCATCGGCGAGCACATCCGCGACGTGCAGGACACGTTCGGCGAGCTGTTTCATGCGGGCCCCGGCTTCAAGCGCGACGGCAGCCAGTTCGACCACCTGTTCAAGGACGGCGAGCGCTACCTGGTCGGCGGCATCGAGGCGGTGGCCATGCACACGCCCGGGCACACACCGGCGTGCATGACCCACCTGCTCGGCGATGCGGCCTTCGTCGGCGACACCTTGTTCATGCCCGACTACGGCACCGCGCGCTGCGATTTCCCCGGCGGCGACGCGCGCACGCTGTACCGCTCGATCCAGCGCATTTTCGCCTTGCCGCAGGAAACCCGGGTGTTCCTCTGCCACGACTACAAGCCTGCCGGCCGCGACGTGTTCGTGCACGAGACCACGGTCGGCGCCGAGCGTCGCGACAACATCCACGTGCACGACGGGATCGGCGAAGATGAATTCGTGCGCATGCGCAGCGCGCGCGACGCCAGCCTGGCGATGCCGGCGCTGATCCTGCCGGCGGTGCAGGTGAACATGCGCGCGGGCCAGCTGCCGCCGGCCGAGGCCAATGGCGTGCGCTACCTGAAGATTCCACTGGATGCGTTTTGA
- a CDS encoding EamA family transporter, with protein sequence MIYVLLSVLCSVLVSVLLKLARRFQLDVGQAIAWNYVATGALTAWLLQPSLVTLRAPGAPWLALAALGILLPTIFLALAASVRHAGIVRSDAAQRLSLLLSLLAAFALFGERLTAFKALGIVLGLLALLCMVWRSGQSAAERGTAGWLYPLLVFGGFGVIDILFKRVAQAGVPLGASLQAMFALALLVAFALQLWRRARGQIRFTARNALAGLLLGLGNFGNILFYLRGHRALPGHPALVFASMNLGVVALGALVGLLLFRERLSRLNLAGVALALLAIGVIARG encoded by the coding sequence ATGATCTACGTCCTGCTCAGCGTGCTGTGCAGCGTGCTGGTGTCGGTGCTGCTTAAGCTGGCGCGCCGGTTCCAGCTCGACGTGGGTCAGGCGATCGCCTGGAACTACGTGGCCACCGGCGCGCTCACCGCGTGGCTGCTGCAGCCGTCGCTGGTCACGCTGCGTGCACCGGGTGCGCCGTGGCTGGCACTCGCCGCGCTGGGCATCCTGCTGCCGACGATCTTCCTGGCGCTGGCCGCCTCCGTGCGCCATGCCGGCATCGTGCGCAGCGACGCGGCGCAGCGCTTGTCGTTGCTGCTCTCGCTGCTTGCTGCGTTCGCGCTGTTCGGCGAACGGCTCACCGCGTTCAAGGCGTTGGGCATCGTGCTGGGCCTGCTCGCGCTGCTGTGCATGGTCTGGCGCAGCGGGCAGAGCGCGGCGGAACGCGGCACCGCCGGCTGGTTGTATCCGCTTCTGGTGTTCGGCGGTTTCGGTGTGATCGACATCCTGTTCAAGCGCGTGGCGCAGGCCGGCGTGCCATTGGGCGCCTCGCTGCAGGCGATGTTTGCGCTGGCCCTGCTGGTCGCCTTCGCGCTGCAGCTGTGGCGGCGCGCGCGCGGACAGATCCGCTTCACCGCGCGCAACGCACTGGCCGGTCTGCTGCTCGGCCTGGGCAACTTCGGCAACATCCTGTTCTACCTGCGCGGCCACCGGGCGCTGCCGGGGCACCCGGCGCTGGTGTTCGCCAGCATGAACCTCGGCGTGGTCGCGCTGGGCGCGCTGGTCGGCCTGCTGCTGTTCCGCGAACGGCTGAGCCGGCTCAACCTCGCCGGCGTGGCGCTGGCGCTGCTGGCGATCGGGGTGATCGCGCGGGGGTGA